A region of the Primulina eburnea isolate SZY01 chromosome 7, ASM2296580v1, whole genome shotgun sequence genome:
TGATCCACGCGTGATAAACCTATATAAATCTGAAACCGAAAATTGTTTGAACTCCTCATGCTTCTAGATCCAGCATGGGACCCGAAATTTTATCTTATCCAGCAATCTTCAAGCGACTGCGAGCCTATTTGCATAATAGATCGATCTCAAGCATTAAATGAAACTTCCAACACATGGAGTATTCTTTCTAGCTAAATACTGAGACTAAACAAAATTGGACTCGTCAAATGGCTAAAAATGTATCAGTTTATTTTGGTAAGTGGGCAAGAAAGATCCCACTGGATCGAGTAGAACTAAGAAAGCTGAGCCACACAAGAAATTCAACCGTGATGAGACCAATGGCAATGGTCCCCAGCCACTCGTCGCTTGGGAAAGAGAAAAGAAAGTTAACCACCTCTCATGTCCTTTCACTGCAGGAAAAAAACTTTTGATATTCTATATAAgagttttaagaaaaaaataagaTCTCTTCCTGGTCGTCGAATGTAATAATCTAAGGAATACTTGTCTGGTGGTTGGGTAACAAGAGTTGGAGTTGATTGCATGGACTCCTTATAGGTGACAGTTAAAAAGAAAACATCAGCACCAACACATAAAACAGGCTTCATATGAAAGGAGATCACCGCACGCATTACCCCTCAAGTTCAACCATTACTCACATTATAATATTAAGTCATCAATTAGTATTTGACTGTTCATGAATCTGATTATTGGAGGATAGGGAACAACAATATAGTAACAGGCCATGCAACCCAGCCACAAACACGCTCCCTGGTTTTTCTTCATCTTCAAGGAAAATAAACACATGGTAGGAAGCAGCACTACATAAAACATTTATGAAAAAGGAATCTACAACTAAAACTTGAGAAATCTCTAGATGTTATCATCTGCTACAGTAGAGAGATTACaaataataaaagaaataaaaaataaaccaTTTAATTACACCAAAAAGATAAAATAGTTTTACCTGACCAAATGGACTAAATAATTGTCTAAGTTCCTTTTCTGTTGCCTCAAAAGCTACGTTCCTGATGATCAACTTTGTTGAACTGCGGTCATTCGCAATCTTTTTAGGTAATAAGTCATCGTTTTTAGCATGACAAAGTTGCAATATGAGGGCATGACCATCCAGAACAGTACCCTGTAGCGACACATCGAAAAGTTAAGGAAACATGCAGAGGTAAAGCACATGTGCCATTGTATGGTACCGATGAAGCACGCTGAAATTCTATTGCAAGAAAAAATACCTGTAGATCCCCACGGACATTTGCAGCTGTTTCAACGCTATCAAACTCCATGAAACCAAAACCCATTGAAATGTTCTTCCCATTCTTTACATGCTTCTTCACCCTGACACTAAGTAATTTTCCTCCCTTCATGTGCTCGGTGAAATGCTTTTTAACATCCACTTCTGAAGTTTTGAAGTTGAGATTCTTAACATATATGGTGCGTGACTGGAGCAAAAAACAAAAGGAAATTTCAAACCCcgacataaaacatttttaataattaaaggCCAACCAGTTTGTATGAAATTGCAATTGCACAAATATCTTCGAATTGGTGACCTGGTAAGATCCATTCACTATGACATAATCCTTCATCAACAGATCCAAGATATGCATAGCCATAATGCCCCACATTCATGCaaatttaaattcttgagaGGATATCTCAAGTTCAATGATTTATATTTGCACTCTATATTGGCCCCTAATTATGCCGAATTCATAAGTTTTTGTACGATTTCCTTCCTTGGCCAGGTTCACCGATTTGATTGGCCCTCTTGCAATAAAGTTATGCTATATGTAAATTGGCAAGATATATCTTTATGATCAATGATTTAATTGTTCTAGCATTGACCCTCTAATTATGTTAAGTTCTCTACTTTAGATATCCACTGCAGCTTTCCGAAGCTTAATTATTTGATCTCTCTTCCTACATACAGAATGTGCGCATCTAATGTAAGAGCATTTTCACTTATCATTCCACACCTCCCTACATAGTAAATCACAAAACTATCGAATGGGATTGACCTATAATGGTGAGGCAAgcaatttttactttttcatatTTGCATCTGTGGTACTTCGATTTTATTGGATGCTTTCTATGGAAAGATAAATACTTTGTTACTCCACTGGGCAAGTTTAACTATATAAAACAAGACATGCATAGTTCAGAAACAACCTCAATTCTATCATTATCAACATCTGCCTCTGTTAGTTCGACAACTTGTTGCTCAAGCAAAGCTCGCTTGACATCAGGTTGATGGACAGTAACTTTGTCATCAACTGTTGGAGTTTGACTAAGAATATTGTAAGGAGCCCATTCCAGATACAGTGGAACATCCCTATGGtaacaacaaataattcattAACTTCACAAATCACAAACAACAAACTCCCTCTAGCAACAATAAATTCCAATAGGAATAAAAAGATCAGCACCTTTTATGTTTATATTAATTGTGTTGAAGtcatataattatctcgagtaCAACAAAGCTAGAAAGGTGCATATTCATCCAACGCGCATATTCATcccataatttttattttccttgcGTTGCTCAAGAGAGTTGTAGACACTATTCATACACTAATAGTCAATACAGTCACCACATTGTACCTCTATAATATGCATCTTACTTATGTGCACTCATGACTCAACGACTTAATCCCTCAATCAACATAAGCACTCCACTTTCTGTCAGAGAGAAAGGATGCCGATAAATGAATTACTAATCAACTTACTTGTACCGCTTGTATGTTAAACCTTTGAAAGCTGCACGTGCTTCAGCAGGTTCTAGGAAGAGAACCTGGAGTATCGGTAAGAAAGAGGAATTTGATTagctaatatatataataacaaaTCACATTTTCAACACCTAGTATAATAGAAATTTGCTGCACAAAGTCTGCGTCAAGCTACTGAAAAAGTGTCGTGCCAGAACTCTCTTAGTATCAAGGAGTACTTCGATCAAATCCATGATCTAGACATGTAATTTAAGCAGACAAGGCAAATTAAGTTGTCGGGTATGAATGCAAAAATGCATGGATTAACACTCCAAACGTCCAATCAGTCACCCAAAATCATATCCTACCTTTCTCGACCATACTTGGTTATTATCCAAACTGATCTAGTAAACTTATAGAGATGATATCCGAAAACAGAGTTTTTTGAAGTATGTATGTAAACTAAATGGATCCCTTCCTACATAATTACCAACATAAAAGCTTGATTGATGAAAAACAGAGCATCattaattcaaaattaaataCCATCTGACCTTTAGAAAGtacaaaaagaagaagaaaaaaccaTACCAAAGCTAAGGTTTTTGTAGGAGGCAAAATGACTTTGTCCAAGCTGCCAAATTTCCCAAACATGTTGACTAGCTCATTTTCAGATGAACAGTAAGGCAAATTCTTTACCAAAATAACATGGTTGCTTCTCTTCAGGCCGTCACTCCTCCCAGAGGCAAACTCCTCTAATGAGGCAATATTAACCCCAGCACTTGAGAGAGCTTTCTTTGTCTCAGCAATTACTTGTGTCTCCCCCAACGCAATTCGCACAGCAAGATCATCGGATTCTCTATCTAGAAGTTCACTTTTACTAACACCATATTTTCGTGCGATATTTTCAACAACCTAGAATATGTAAGAATCATAATAAAATACTAGAAAGCAGAGGATGAGATAATACTGTCACATAGGCAGCAGTACAAGCAGAGCTGGAAAGTTGAGTGACGTGTTATAATGCTGTCATATAGACaacagaaagaaaagaaaatctaGTGCCACACTGCTACTGCCTTATACAActtagttaaaaaataaaacatcgaGTATTTTCAGCACGAGGAAATCCCCTGCCTCTCTCAGTTATTTTGAGAATAGGTTTTGGAAGAAGGAAGCATTTCTCCCGCCTCCACCAACTTAGTTAAAATCCTAACAAAAGTTTTTTTTCCACGTTCTGGAAAGGCACAACAAAACTCTATGGTGAATTATTGATATAACTGTATTGGGGCACTGACTGTTTATGCCGGTCCTCATATTGATTTTTCTAACTTACAGTATCAGGGCGCATGTATAAACTATTCCATGCTTGTGTGTTTCCACGGGCTTCTGATGCTTTCCTTTCCTCTTCTCTCTGTTGCTTCAATGTTTTTGAAGGGTGCTTGTCAAAATCGCTGGCCCAGCATAAGATATTCAGCAAACAATACGCTCTACAACAGTACCGCTCAACCAGCACTGaaaaaataatacaattaaTTAACTTGAAAATGCATTAATGAAGGCATACTCTCGTTTGCCATTAATATTTTTTGGTTTAGCAGGTATGATGTGCAATAATCTTCCCTGAAAAATTGCATTGTCCATCTCTACCATCGCCCTGAAAACACAAATCAATCATATTTCAGTCGGAGGTAAAGTGTGTTCATACTTGTACAGTCAGTACAGATCGTCATGATTGTGGTCAgtcaaaatattaaaactttttGCTACTTGAGAGTAAGTTGAACTCAACTATTTTAAAAATAGTGTCAAGTTTAttggtgatatttttaaacttAAGCTTCCAAATCTAATGCATCTACCTCATCAGAATGTCACGATTAAACACATCAAAGCTATTCTAACCTCCAATGTAGTAGCTATTCAGCTGAGGATGTCATACCTAGCTGCAGATTCTGGAAGAGCAAAGAGAATGTAAGCAAATCCTTTGGACCTTTTAGAATCTTTATCAAAAACAATATGGACCTCGGAAATACTGCCATATTTGCTAAAGTGATCTTCTAGCTCTTCTTCACTGTATGACATCAAAAAGTGTCAGAGAAAGTAAAGCCACATAAAAGAAGGGCAACAAGAGACAACCCTAGTAAGATCAGGAGTGTACAAGAAACAAAACATAGCAGCCCGCACTATGCTAGCACATCATTTAAACAAGGACGTGAGGACACATACGTGGCAGTGTAGGGAAGATTGCGGATGAACAAACGGTTAGATCCCAGGACTTCCTCATCCTCATTGGTTGGATAAGATAAGGGGCTTGCTGACTCAATTATTTTATGTTCCCCAAAAGAACCTCTCCCAGTTTCCCTGTCAGAAAAATCTTGTTCGAGTATATTCTCAGCGGGATCATTATTTCTCTTGGTCTGCGCATCACCATCACAAACATCATTATCACTATGATCATCACCAACCTCGTCGTCACTACTTTCTGAGTCTGACCAATCTTTTTTAATTCTGCTCCTGAAGTAATCCATGTCAGATACAACCTTGTCATGAGCCAAAACTTTTGGTTTGTCTACATCTTGTTTCTCTACTGATGTATTACGACCTTCTCCCTTCATTTCCTCCGGATCATAACCCACTACACCTAATTTTCTTTCACATCCTTCTGCCATCTGAACTATACTGTTTGATGCTACTTTATCTTGAACCAGTGACGAGGCTGCAAGTGCATCATTAGCCCACAATTTGGATTTACTACGTGGCTGCATGAGCTCGAGGAACTCCTGAAATTGAGGGTCTCCATTATCATCTCCTTTCTCATTCTTCTGACTCTCCTCTTTTAACTGCTGCAGGTTTAGAACCTTTGAAACCAATGACTCTGTTATCCACTTCAGTTGTATTCTCCTTTTGCTTCTTTGAGTGCCGACTCCAAGGTCGTGGGATGCCAGGATCTCCAATCTTCCAAGCAACCTGGTCATTGAAACACTAAGGTAA
Encoded here:
- the LOC140836939 gene encoding LOW QUALITY PROTEIN: uncharacterized protein (The sequence of the model RefSeq protein was modified relative to this genomic sequence to represent the inferred CDS: inserted 2 bases in 1 codon), whose product is MSRICAKNLPKYVTEDRLREFFSRKGEVTDAKIMRTRDGKSRQFGFIGFRTEHEAEEAIKYFNKSFLDTCRITCEVAWKIGDPGIPRPWSRHSKKQKENTTEVDNRVIGFKGSKPAAVXKEESQKNEKGDDNGDPQFQEFLELMQPRSKSKLWANDALAASSLVQDKVASNSIVQMAEGCERKLGVVGYDPEEMKGEGRNTSVEKQDVDKPKVLAHDKVVSDMDYFRSRIKKDWSDSESSDDEVGDDHSDNDVCDGDAQTKRNNDPAENILEQDFSDRETGRGSFGEHKIIESASPLSYPTNEDEEVLGSNRLFIRNLPYTATEEELEDHFSKYGSISEVHIVFDKDSKRSKGFAYILFALPESAARAMVEMDNAIFQGRLLHIIPAKPKNINGKRDDFDKHPSKTLKQQREEERKASEARGNTQAWNSLYMRPDTVVENIARKYGVSKSELLDRESDDLAVRIALGETQVIAETKKALSSAGVNIASLEEFASGRSDGLKRSNHVILVKNLPYCSSENELVNMFGKFGSLDKVILPPTKTLALVLFLEPAEARAAFKGLTYKRYKDVPLYLEWAPYNILSQTPTVDDKVTVHQPDVKRALLEQQVVELTEADVDNDRIESRTIYVKNLNFKTSEVDVKKHFTEHMKGGKLLSVRVKKHVKNGKNISMGFGFMEFDSVETAANVRGDLQGTVLDGHALILQLCHAKNDDLLPKKIANDRSSTKLIIRNVAFEATEKELRQLFSPFGQIKSLRLPRRLGNHRGFAFVEYVTKQEARNALEALSNTHFYGRHLVLERAKEGESLEELRARTAAQFTDSTKLSNKRKHETIIDEGNVRFEIVGDLN